Below is a window of Cytophaga hutchinsonii ATCC 33406 DNA.
AGGTTCAAGATTGTCAATGGTACCCGCGATTCCAAAGCCATTCATAAATAAGAAAATGGTGTCGAATTTTTCATTGTCTGAATAAGTGAAAAAGTCTTCGCACACAACGTGCTTTATTCCTTGTTTTTTCATGGCTTCGCAGCATTTGGCCGAATTGTCGAGCGCAACAACAAGTTTGTTTTCGTCTTGTAAAATGCGTGCATGTGCACCTGCGCCAGCTCCAACATCCAGTATACGTCCTTCCGCTTTAGATAAAGCGAATAGTTCTTTTTCCGGCATCTCACTTTTATTACGGAATAAATACCGCACAGGAATTTCATCCGGTTCTGTTAAGTTTGATTCAACAGTAATGATTGGATCATTGGTTTGATTCAGATAGTCAATAATAGCAGTACCGAGCGGATCAGTGTTGGATGACATGTGTATGTTGGATTATAGATGCGTG
It encodes the following:
- a CDS encoding class I SAM-dependent methyltransferase yields the protein MSSNTDPLGTAIIDYLNQTNDPIITVESNLTEPDEIPVRYLFRNKSEMPEKELFALSKAEGRILDVGAGAGAHARILQDENKLVVALDNSAKCCEAMKKQGIKHVVCEDFFTYSDNEKFDTIFLFMNGFGIAGTIDNLEPFLIKCKSLLKPNGKIIGESADIIYLFEEEDGSVNININGKYHGEILYQMSYRNELSGWFPWLYVSVDILTDIAEKAGLKQVDLYEGMDSDYVICLQNQG